A genomic window from Motacilla alba alba isolate MOTALB_02 chromosome 6, Motacilla_alba_V1.0_pri, whole genome shotgun sequence includes:
- the OAT gene encoding ornithine aminotransferase, mitochondrial, giving the protein MLSKLTRSQHLAVLCRGLHSSLSSATSVAPKKTTQRPLSSDLIFEREAKYGAHNYHPLPVALERGKGVYVWDVEGRKYFDFLSAYSAVNQGHCHPKIVDALKSQSEKLTLTSRAFYNDVLGEYEELVTKMFNYNKVLPMNTGVEAGETACKLARKWAYTVKGIPKYKAKIIFAAGNFWGRTMSAISSSTDPSSYDGFGPFMPGFELIPYNDLPALERALQDPNVAAFMVEPIQGEAGVIVPDKGYLTGVRDLCTKHNVLFIADEIQTGLARTGKMLAVDHENVRPDIILLGKALSGGLYPVSAVLCDDEVMLTIKPGEHGSTYGGNPLACRVAMAALEVIEEENLAKNAEIMGNLLRSELMKTPSNIVTAVRGKGLLNAIVIRETKDYDAWKVCLRLRDNGLLAKPTHGDIIRLAPPLVIQEDEIRESIEIIHKTILSF; this is encoded by the exons ATGCTCTCCAAGCTAACCCGCTCCCAGCACCTTGCTGTTCTCTGCCGAGGGCTTCATTCCTCGCTGAGCTCTGCTACCTCAGTTgctcccaaaaaaaccactcaGAGGCCTCTCTCCTCGGATTTAATCTTTGAACGTGAGGCCAAATATGGTGCTCACAACTATCACCCACTGCCTGTTGctctggaaagaggaaaag gtGTTTACGTGTGGGATGTTGAAGGCAGGAAGTATTTTGACTTTCTGAGTGCTTACAGTGCAGTCAACCAAGGCCACTGTCACCCAAAGATCGTGGATGCTCTGAAATCCCAGTCTGAAAAACTGACCCTGACATCCAGAGCATTCTACAACGATGTCCTTGGGGAATATGAGGAGCTGGTCACCAAAATGTTCAATTACAACAAAGTTCTTCCAATGAACACtg GAGTGGAAGCTGGAGAAACTGCCTGTAAACTGGCTCGGAAATGGGCCTACACTGTGAAAGGAATTCCAAAATACAAAGCTAAAATCATTTTTGCAG ctgggaacTTCTGGGGCAGGACAATGTCTGCCATCTCCAGTTCTACTGACCCATCCAGCTATGATGGCTTTGGACCCTTCATGCCAGGATTTGAACTGATCCCCTACAATGATCTCCCAGCTCTTGAG CGGGCCCTTCAAGACCCCAACGTGGCAGCTTTCATGGTGGAACCAATTCAAGGGGAAGCAGGTGTGATTGTTCCTGACAAAGGCTATCTCACAGGAGTGAGGGACCTCTGCACAAAACACAAT GTTCTGTTTATTGCTGATGAAATACAGACTGGTTTAGCCAGAACAGGGAAAATGCTGGCTGTTGACCATGAAAATGTGAGACCTGATATAATTCTTCTTGGAAAGGCCCTTTCTGGTGGCCTATACCCT gtctcagcagtgctgtgtgatgATGAAGTTATGCTGACCATTAAACCCGGTGAACACGGATCCACATATGGAGGAAATCCATTAGCTTGCCGTGTGGCAATGGCAGCACTGGAG GTaattgaagaagaaaatctggcaaaaaatgcagaaataatggGTAATCTGCTAAGAAGTGAGCTCATGAAGACTCCATCTAATATTGTAACTGCTGTAAGAGGAAAAGGGCTCTTGAATGCCATCGTCATTCGGGAAACCAAAG ACTACGATGCCTGGAAGGTGTGCCTGCGGCTCCGCGATAACGGGCTCCTGGCCAAGCCCACGCACGGCGACATCATCCGCCTGGCCCCGCCCCTCGTCATCCAAGAGGATGAGATCAGAGAGTCCATCGAAATCATCCACAAGACCATCCTGTCCTTCTGA